A single genomic interval of Zunongwangia sp. HGR-M22 harbors:
- a CDS encoding TonB-dependent receptor has protein sequence MRMLLITLLFTAMAPIIYAQNQFSGNITNHETGEPVFSATVYFARLEKGTTTDIDGNFTIKNLPSGNYKLVVSSIGFTSYSNEVSIPSSNFKIVLNPSAVEMEEVIVSTPFHQLQSENVMRVERESVSELNKKGAVTLADGISQIAGVENLSTGVGIGKPVIRGLSSNRVLTYTQGVRMENQQFGGEHGLGISSKGIGSVEVIKGPASLLYGSDALGGVLYLNPEQYASAGETNAEVNGDYFSNTLGYQASAMAKTSGDKLKFIARGSLAEHSDYKAGNGERVTNTRFNEKDLKTGIAYQNAKLKSDLRYNFNRSELGIPEEIAEQTTSKTLVLPYQQIDNHILSLDNKIYFANSSIDAKFGYQFNNRKEFEDHHEHGEEEHEDHADEEHDHEGEHEDHDHEEESEELHPALDMELETFNYNIKYNLPKIGNFETIAGIQGMWQENKNTGEEVLIPNAETVDFGIFTTTHFHLKKWDFQAGLRYDTRNIDSDVYGDTDDAEYIQAVDRDFNSFNGAFGAKYQFNKHLNARLNLASGFRAPNLAELTSNGSHHGANRYEVGNANLDNEQNFQIDFSLEWRNEHFEAFANAFHNTINNYIYLNPTGETINENPVYDYVQDDAELYGGEAGIHIHPHPWDWLHIESSFETVTGKRSDDAYLPLIPANSITNTFRVEFNEGKIIENKYAFIRLKNVFDKENTSAFETRTGGYSLLGAGIGGRVQLEKSEVQISVNGNNLLDKTYISHLSRLKTDGISNIGRNIMVSVQWFL, from the coding sequence ATGAGAATGTTACTCATTACATTGCTTTTTACGGCAATGGCGCCTATTATATATGCTCAAAATCAATTTAGCGGAAATATAACCAATCATGAAACCGGTGAACCTGTTTTTAGTGCCACCGTTTATTTCGCTAGATTAGAAAAAGGTACAACTACTGATATTGATGGTAACTTTACAATTAAAAATTTACCATCAGGAAATTATAAATTAGTGGTTTCTTCAATTGGTTTTACCTCGTATTCTAATGAAGTAAGCATCCCTTCATCCAACTTCAAGATTGTTTTAAATCCTTCCGCAGTAGAAATGGAAGAGGTTATTGTTTCTACACCATTTCATCAATTACAAAGTGAAAATGTGATGCGTGTAGAACGCGAGAGTGTTTCTGAACTCAACAAGAAAGGTGCGGTAACGCTTGCTGACGGAATCTCACAAATTGCCGGAGTAGAAAATTTAAGCACCGGCGTAGGGATTGGAAAACCTGTAATTCGAGGATTAAGCTCAAATCGAGTGCTTACGTATACTCAGGGTGTTCGTATGGAAAATCAGCAATTTGGTGGCGAACATGGTTTGGGAATAAGCTCTAAAGGTATTGGCAGCGTAGAAGTTATTAAAGGCCCTGCTTCTCTTCTCTACGGAAGTGATGCGCTAGGTGGAGTTCTTTATCTAAATCCCGAACAATATGCTTCTGCTGGGGAAACTAATGCTGAAGTCAACGGAGATTATTTCAGTAACACTTTAGGTTATCAAGCCAGCGCCATGGCTAAAACCTCGGGAGATAAATTAAAATTTATCGCTCGCGGAAGTCTTGCAGAACATTCAGATTATAAAGCTGGTAATGGTGAGCGTGTTACCAATACGAGATTCAACGAAAAAGATTTAAAAACCGGAATTGCATATCAAAATGCTAAACTTAAATCTGATTTGAGATATAATTTTAATCGTAGCGAGCTAGGAATTCCCGAGGAAATTGCTGAACAAACGACATCGAAAACTCTTGTGTTGCCATACCAACAAATCGATAACCATATTCTTAGTTTAGACAATAAAATCTATTTTGCAAACTCGAGTATCGATGCAAAATTTGGTTATCAGTTTAACAATCGAAAAGAATTTGAAGATCATCACGAGCATGGCGAAGAAGAACATGAAGATCATGCTGATGAGGAACATGATCACGAGGGAGAACATGAGGACCACGACCATGAAGAGGAAAGCGAAGAATTGCATCCTGCTTTAGATATGGAATTAGAAACCTTCAATTATAATATTAAATATAATCTTCCTAAGATAGGCAATTTTGAAACTATCGCCGGCATACAGGGAATGTGGCAAGAAAATAAAAATACGGGAGAAGAAGTTTTAATACCTAATGCTGAAACGGTAGACTTTGGAATATTCACAACAACGCATTTTCACTTAAAAAAGTGGGATTTTCAGGCGGGTTTAAGATACGATACCCGAAACATCGATAGCGATGTGTATGGCGATACAGATGATGCTGAATATATTCAAGCTGTAGATCGTGACTTTAATAGTTTTAATGGTGCCTTTGGTGCGAAGTACCAGTTCAATAAACATTTAAATGCTCGCCTAAATTTAGCAAGCGGATTTAGAGCACCTAATTTAGCTGAACTTACCAGCAATGGTTCTCACCACGGCGCAAATCGTTATGAGGTTGGAAATGCTAATCTGGATAACGAACAAAACTTTCAGATAGATTTTTCTCTTGAGTGGAGAAATGAACATTTTGAAGCTTTTGCAAATGCTTTTCATAACACGATTAACAATTACATCTATCTAAATCCCACAGGTGAAACAATAAATGAAAACCCTGTTTATGATTATGTGCAAGATGATGCTGAACTTTATGGTGGTGAGGCTGGTATCCACATACACCCGCATCCTTGGGATTGGTTACATATAGAAAGTAGTTTTGAAACTGTAACCGGCAAAAGAAGTGATGATGCCTACCTTCCGTTAATTCCGGCTAATAGCATTACCAATACGTTTAGAGTTGAATTTAATGAAGGCAAAATTATCGAAAATAAGTATGCTTTTATTAGGTTGAAGAATGTTTTCGATAAAGAGAACACCAGCGCTTTTGAAACTAGAACTGGTGGTTATTCATTATTAGGGGCAGGTATTGGCGGCCGTGTACAATTAGAAAAATCTGAAGTGCAGATATCGGTTAACGGCAATAATCTTTTAGATAAAACATATATATCGCACTTATCCCGACTTAAAACCGATGGGATTTCCAATATTGGAAGAAATATTATGGTTTCTGTGCAGTGGTTTTTATAA
- a CDS encoding ABC transporter ATP-binding protein, whose amino-acid sequence MITIENIHKYYGDLHVLKGVDLHIAKSEIVSVVGASGAGKTTLLQILGTLDLPEKNKESKLIINETDIYGLNAKSLAIFRNDHIGFIFQFHQLLPEFTALENICIPAYIKNTPKAEAEKRAMELLGFLGLKNRANHKPSTLSGGEQQRIAVARALMNNPAVIFADEPSGNLDSESAENLHKLFFKLRDEFGQTFVIVTHNEELADMADRKLTMVDGEIV is encoded by the coding sequence ATGATTACAATTGAAAATATTCATAAGTATTATGGCGATTTACACGTATTAAAAGGTGTCGATCTTCATATCGCAAAAAGCGAAATTGTTTCTGTAGTTGGTGCCTCGGGTGCCGGGAAAACAACCTTGCTTCAGATTTTGGGAACACTAGATTTGCCTGAAAAAAATAAGGAATCTAAACTTATAATCAACGAAACTGATATTTATGGTCTAAATGCTAAGAGCCTGGCGATATTCAGGAATGATCATATTGGTTTTATATTTCAGTTTCATCAATTGTTACCAGAGTTTACTGCGTTAGAAAACATTTGCATTCCGGCGTACATTAAAAATACTCCAAAAGCCGAAGCCGAAAAAAGAGCGATGGAATTATTAGGATTTCTAGGACTTAAAAATAGAGCGAATCACAAACCTTCTACTTTAAGCGGTGGAGAACAACAACGAATTGCGGTAGCCAGAGCATTAATGAACAACCCTGCAGTTATTTTTGCTGATGAGCCTTCAGGGAATTTGGATAGTGAATCTGCTGAAAATCTCCATAAACTCTTCTTTAAACTTAGAGATGAATTTGGACAAACCTTCGTAATTGTAACACACAACGAAGAGCTTGCCGATATGGCCGATAGAAAGTTGACCATGGTTGATGGTGAAATTGTGTAA
- the msrA gene encoding peptide-methionine (S)-S-oxide reductase MsrA codes for MKNEELATLAAGCFWCTEAVFQRLEGVSDVKSGFTGGFIKNPPYREVVTGRTGHAEGIQFLFDPEIISFQELLLIFFSTHDPTTLNRQQNDRGTQYRSAIFYHSEEQKRIAEQVIAELEKQEVFQDPIVTEVTEASAFYEAEAEHFDFYNQNREQPYCQYIIDPKIQKLNALFAEKLKK; via the coding sequence ATGAAAAATGAAGAGTTGGCCACATTAGCTGCAGGATGTTTTTGGTGTACCGAAGCTGTTTTTCAACGGCTGGAAGGTGTAAGTGATGTAAAATCTGGATTTACCGGCGGGTTTATTAAAAATCCTCCTTATCGAGAAGTAGTCACAGGAAGAACCGGGCATGCTGAAGGCATTCAGTTTTTATTTGATCCTGAAATTATAAGTTTTCAAGAATTATTATTGATCTTCTTTTCTACTCACGATCCCACAACTTTAAATCGTCAACAAAACGATAGAGGAACACAATATCGTAGTGCTATTTTTTATCATTCAGAAGAACAAAAGCGAATAGCAGAGCAGGTTATTGCTGAATTAGAAAAGCAGGAAGTCTTTCAAGACCCTATAGTTACTGAAGTTACCGAAGCTTCAGCGTTTTATGAAGCCGAAGCGGAACATTTCGACTTTTATAATCAGAATCGAGAACAACCTTATTGCCAATATATTATCGATCCTAAAATTCAAAAATTAAATGCTCTTTTTGCCGAAAAACTAAAGAAATAA
- a CDS encoding TIGR02757 family protein — translation MKKSELKEFLDFKVNQYNTPDFIGTDPIQIPHQFSKKEDIEIAGFLAATIAWGNRKSILKNANDLMERMERSPYDFILNFEEKDLETMEGFVHRTFNSIDLCYFMRSLQNIYKNHGSLEEIFSNHATAISLQPAIHEFKKIFFELPHQKRTQKHVSDPLKNSAAKRINMFLRWMVRKDNCGVDFGIWESISSSQLSCPLDVHSGNIARKLKLLKRKQNDAKALAELDTALRKLDHQDPVKYDFALFGLGAFEKY, via the coding sequence TTGAAGAAAAGCGAATTAAAAGAGTTTTTAGATTTTAAAGTTAATCAATATAACACCCCAGATTTTATAGGTACAGATCCTATTCAGATTCCACACCAATTCAGTAAAAAAGAAGATATTGAAATTGCAGGTTTTTTGGCTGCAACTATTGCCTGGGGAAATCGAAAAAGTATTCTGAAAAATGCGAACGATCTTATGGAACGCATGGAGCGATCTCCGTATGATTTTATCCTAAATTTCGAAGAAAAAGATTTAGAAACCATGGAAGGTTTTGTGCATCGCACTTTCAATAGTATTGATCTTTGCTATTTTATGCGTTCGCTTCAGAATATTTATAAGAATCATGGAAGCCTGGAAGAAATCTTCAGTAATCATGCTACTGCAATTTCGCTTCAGCCAGCAATACATGAGTTTAAAAAGATTTTTTTTGAACTTCCGCATCAAAAAAGAACACAAAAGCACGTAAGTGATCCGCTAAAAAATTCTGCAGCTAAACGTATAAACATGTTTTTACGCTGGATGGTAAGAAAAGATAACTGTGGTGTCGATTTTGGTATTTGGGAGTCGATTTCTTCTTCGCAACTCTCCTGTCCGCTCGATGTGCACTCAGGCAACATTGCAAGAAAATTAAAGTTACTTAAGAGAAAACAAAACGATGCCAAAGCTTTAGCCGAATTGGATACCGCACTTCGTAAATTAGATCATCAGGATCCAGTGAAATATGATTTTGCATTATTTGGTCTTGGTGCTTTCGAAAAATATTGA